A segment of the Anopheles cruzii chromosome 2, idAnoCruzAS_RS32_06, whole genome shotgun sequence genome:
CTGAGAAGTGAGTTTACCAAAGCTTTTTGGTTGGATTATATCCTCCCCGATAGCACTCCATAGCACTTGAGATGACCGTGCACGTATGTTCCAGATCGAGGGATATGTTCTGTTTCAAGCGAACAGCGAACCAGGACAAGAATAAATAACTATTTTTGTCATCCATATAAGCGGAACAtaactccctctctctctcaattaCATATATTTTGATCTTCGAATTGAACATCGGCGAACGAGCATTTGCTGGAAATCTTAATAAACACGTCCAAAAGCGTTTCGATCGTTACGTGTGTGTATTGAAACAATGGCAACACGCAATGAAAAATATAGAGCAACGCTTCAAGGGGCGTACAATATATGACCATTAAAAGCTCTCTCATCCATCCCCTAATGATTAAACGCAACGAAAGTTTGAAAACTTCTCTCAGTGGCGcaatttttgcaataaaatttaCCGTTTGTGACACACGGGttccaaacaacaaaccgcactccaacgaaaacagaaagaacAACATCTCTTTCGAAACGCGCCGCTCTGGCAGATAGTGAAACAGCAGAGTAGCTAAAACATGAGACCAAACACACGAATGTTAACAATTTACATTAAATAATTTAGTATGCCATTGGGCACGAACAATTCTTTTCCTACGAGCCCACAACCTATAGCGTGTTGTCCTCGGCGAGTCCCAATTGCGAGAGTTAAGATGTCGACAAGCGCGTGGAGATATTTATCTGGAAAACCAAGATCAAGCAAACGACGTGATTTCGGGCTCCCTGCGAATAATTCCAGGGGCATTCCAGGTGCAAAAAAACATTAATTGTGTCTGCTTGTCTTGTGAGAAATGGCTCTTCGAATCGGTAGCAATAATGCGACGCGTCACGTCCCTCCTTCTTTCGTTTTATCACACTCAAGCAATCACAAACACGTCTTTATCTCTCATGCACACTCACTCATCTCACATGCAACCACATTGATAGTGATAGGAATTTAAAGAACGAAAAGCAAAGTTTTTAGGGGACCAATTCTATCACCACAGGATTTGAAACGGAAAGCAATTTCTCGTAACTTTCTCTCGCTGCTGGAAATCAACATCATCAGGCTAGTAGTAACAACACGGTTCCAGGAGTGGAAGAAAGCGCAAGGAATATGCATCTCATCACTCTATGCTacgccattttcaaattgccgTAACCCGCTCTACTTGCGGCAACCTCACTTGCATTCTCTCATTCTGCCCCACTGGCTAATCGATACATACATAAATCGCTAGAGTGCTGAAAAGCTGCAGATACAATCTCACTGCCGATCTCTCGAAAGGCCGACCTCCTTGAGAGGGACAATCGTCGCAAAACAATCACACGCTGGTGTTGGAGGAGTTGATGGAGGTCTGGGAGTAACCAGCGAGGACGATATCACAGTGCACGAAAGGAAGCAACACGGCGACAGCTGCAGTTCGTCTTCCCACTGCGACCCTCGGATCGTTGTTCTCGGACGCGTACGTACCGCTGCCGCGACACGCTGCCGGGTTTCTGCGTCTGCACAGTCGCGAGAAACCCTAGACCGGGCCGACGTCACTCTGGTACCGAGTGGTCAAATAGTTGGCCGCTTCACTCATCTGTTCGAGCGACCGGTACAGGCCGAGCAGATGGGTGCGAAACTGCTTGGCCAACTCGGTACTCCGGTCCTGCTCCTGATTACCCTCCGATTCGATGCCGGAATCGTTCTCGGCCGATGCTTCGCTGTCGGAATCGCTCAGTGTGCTCGCCGAGTTGGACGACGCCACCGAGACGGTGCTCGGTCGGCGAGCATGTCCCTTTGGcgtaccaccaccggccggtggctgtGTTCCGGTGATGCTACTGTCGACCGTCTTTTCGTTTCCCACCGGTGACCCTTCCCTGGCAAGCAGGCTCGCATTGCTGGCATTCGTGGTACCTTTGTCGTGTACTTTCGACGATGCGGTCGTGCTGCAGCCCATGACGGCCGACTCGTCGACGCTGTCTTCCGCGTCTTGGCGGCCCCACAGCAGATCCACCTTTACCAGCTTCAGCGTGTTGTACAGCTGGAAGAGATCGGAAGTGTTGAGCACTTCCCGGATCGAGGCACGGTTTGACTTTTTGCCATGGTGAGCGCCACAGTGCTGTGCTTTCGGCGTAACCGGTAGTGTGTCCGTAGCATCCCCGACCTGTGGTGGCAGAGAAGgtggaagaaaacaataaaacacgtAATGTTTACTCTCGGATCGCGGATTCGTCAAAGCTTCAATGCCACAACTGCCTCGTTCATTTCCTACTTCCGATCATCGGAGGGATCGGAACTTGATAGAACCAATTAGCCTCGCGCACACACGATCCGATGACCGAAACCGTGGGCCACTTCACGCACAGACCACGCCGGTTTGCGCCGGTTCGAGCAGAGATCGCTAGCTTTTGGCACACGAAAAGAGCCATTGCGGAATTAGGATAGTATCACTTTCTATAAATATTATATGTTGCTTCAAAAGAGAGCCACTTGCAGTTCCCACAGACCAGGCGTGCAAACTCTTCgtaaatgtgtgtgtctgtgtgtgagcaCAGCCTTGTCGGCCACGTGGTAGGTAAAGAGGCATTTGCAAAGCACGCGAACGGCGCACAGTTGGGAAAACGCGAGAATGTTGGCACGAGGGCAGCCAAGTTTAAAAATATCATTGAATCGGAAAGTCACGCTTTGGCGTCATGATGTTCCctcaccgtccgtccgtccgtcgtatAGCAAAAAATCTGCGACGTTGCCTATCGGGACGATTTCACTTTCATGTTACGAGAAAACATATTTGGCGCCGGGTtaaattgaagaaaatggcaaaggGAAAGTGAGAAGCGCACTATACGCTGCAAAACCGATCAATCAGTTTCCGATCACACCGTCACATTCTACTGTTTTATAATAGCAGTCATTTAAACAACTTAAATGACGTGCCAAAAGCTTCACACGGAGCATAAGCACGGAGCAGAGTTAGGAAAACGATCATAAAACATCCATGTTCacaaacgaacaacaaaacgcGGTAAGAAACAACTCCAGGAACACTAATCAATGCCCAGGGCATAAGAAGCTCCGTTctgttttatttgaaaaaaaaaaaccgttatggcattcaaacatcaaacaaaatgCCCATGGGGTACTACGGGGCCAAGGAAGCAAAGGCTTCCTCCACACTCAATGTGGCCACCAACAATAACCGCAAGAGAAAGGCGAAAATTGCACACGGAATAAGCTAGGGGGCCTCTGTCAGCAAGGAGAATAAGCTCTGGTAATGGCCAATTGGTcgaacgaccaccaccaccaccccaccccaaaGTATCCTCTTATTCCATTGGCTCGTGAATGTTCCGTGttgtgaaaagtgtgaaaaatatTATGCGACTCCACAGGTTTTGTGGTGGCCAAATACCTTTTAAATACCTCATATTTATAACATGCTGCACATTGAAATTTCCTAGCTGAGGCCTGCCGCTCTTACGAAAAGAATCCCAAGCACCCAGAGAGGTCAATTAATTTACCTTTCGATCCATCAACCGGCAGGGCACCAGTATCGTTTCGTCCATGGTGTTAACATTCCTGACGAATTTTTCCATGGCGTTCAATATACTTTGGTTCGAGAACTCCTGATCATCGTGGCGCGCGATCCGTCGCAAACAATTCCTGTGTGGGGCGAAAGAAGGTAAAAATGCAACAATCATTATATTAATTGACAATGACGGAAGGGCAGCATCTGAAGAGCATACGCGCCAAATGAAAATGTGGACGTCATTTCAAACGCGGTTTTTGTTGTGATAAGGTGTTGGTGAAAGTGTTTCTGGCACCGAGTCTTTTCATTTCGAGCACGATATTATCGGGAAGCGACAGTGACGCAAAAGCCATGGAAGCCCTACAATGACGCTGTCAAGTATTACGAATCGCATCCCGGTTCCCTATACTCCATAATCGATCAGCCGGCAAAGTGTCAGGCCTTTAATGAAATGATAATGAGCTATTTTAGTAAAGGTGTTTCGATTTAGCGATAACAAAAAACCAATCGGGCTTGTGTTTCTGTGTAAAGGGAAGTTTTTATTCAAAAGGATGAATGATAACAATTCAAACATACGGGGAACCCCTACAAGTGCCTCATAATCGGTAGCTCAGCTGTGTTTCAAATTGTTCAGAAATGGTGTTACTAGGCTTTTTTGAAGCACCATCCAGTgcagtccagtccagtgtaGTGCAAGATATGCTGCTCCGTAGGCTTTTCTACGTTCCCGTCGAACAACATGGCACGACATTCCTTCCTTTCATAACACTCCAGTGGCGCAGTTGATGACCTTCCTCTTTCCAGTCGGCGGTATGTTGTGGGGGGCTGGGCCACCACAAGTTCGCGAACGTTCCCCAGAGGTAAGGTCAAGtcaaattattcaattttgttCTTTTCTACCTTCGTCGTATGCACCGCGCGGCGTGGCACCAATCTAAAGAGTAAGTAAACGACGTGAGACAACCAGAACAAGAAGGCCGGTCAGAGCATGGAAGCCTTTCGGCGCCGATTACGCCTATACGCGAGGCACGCGACAATTCGAACGCTGCTGTCACACCTAACACCACGTTTATCGATCTCCGCTGTGACTGTGAACGAGTTACACGATGGCGTAACAtagccacggcggcggcggttgcttCATGATATCTTTTGCCCGTGGTGCAACAATCGCAGGCGAATCGTTATTGATCGGGCAGAAGTGATGAAACGAGTACCACTCAACAACTGAGTCACTTTCCCAAGAAAGCGTATGTAGAAATCTTGTAATTTcttaagttttatttttgtgatcgggagatataAATTCGTGCGTCCGATACCGGTGAGTATCACACATGAACTAACTTgagtaatctccgattgtgcggagaaaactagtcaatgaatacttgacgattttttgtaaacactgctcgacgatgctgctcgaccgtgctgctcgacggTGCTACTCAACTGCTCGATAACATTATGTCGAGGTCGCTACAACGTATATAGTACCAAAAAATGAGACCAATTGTTGAACATTGGTGATCAATTGCGTTTACAATGAACTCATGGCTCATTATATTTTCCTTACATTCCAACCATACAGGCAATGCGCTGGTCTGGGTTGAGGTCAACATGTGTTTGATCGACCTTTGAAACTCCTGCAGCTTTGAACTGTTGctggttgttgttattgtgcCTAGAATAGTTCTCATCCGTAGCCTCCATAACACAcctcacacatacacactgtGTATCAGGGACTTTCCATCGCTCATTATAAACGCCGATGGAGTGGATGCCTTGACCGATGGGGTTGCTTGTTAGAAAACTATGATCAGTGGAACGTACCTCTGTCTGCCTTGCTCATTTGACACCAATGTCCCTGCCATACACTTCGATCAAATTCAAAGCTTTAATCACTGGGCTTAAATATTCTCGATTGCGCCTATCACTGTAAGGCTGACTGCTCTGTTTCGGCAGTGCCTCGAACAAGATCGGTTCAGCGGTCCAATGTATTTCAGCAATGGACGTAAACTAAACGAACCGCGCGTCCGTTTGAAAGCGTCCGAATGCCAGagaggccccccccccccccaccccacagccggtggccgatcggaGGGCAAGGCAAGGCGGTTTTGCCGCTTCGAGGTCAATCGTCCAATTGCTTCCAAATATCAAGTGCCCAGTGCGTCTACCCATCTCCCTAGACCGACGGAGGCTCTTGCTGTAATTGCCGGGCCATAGcggttgcggtgtgtgtgtatcgctTGTTGCTTCCCTTCCCTTGGGTACTGTGTCCGTAGTTTCCAGGGACGGCACGTCTTAGGTCCAATGTGCACGGCCGCGCAGGCCCCTTCAAGGTCCCGCGCGGTACACGCGGTATCAACAACTACCAGACGCAGGTACAGTTGTTAACGGTGAGAGTCAcgaacggccaccgatcgtgGGCAAGGGAGTTGAATTTTGGTTGATGCGAGGAAGACGAATAGCTAAAACAAACGGTCTTCGCCGCCCCCGTTAAGTGCAAGCGACTAACTGACCACCGCCGCGGTGGGGCACATCCTGCTCTGCAACTTAAACAGCAAAATGACGGTTGCGCGGTTGTTAAACGAGCAGCTATCGATGCAATCACGAAGAAGGAGGACGTGAGTAGCACTTTCTAGGTCAAGTTCGGATCTACCGCAAAAACTGTAATGCTACTATTTGTCCTATAATAAACGCGACTAGGAAATGGCCATCATTAGACGGCATTGAAAGCCGATGGACAGAGACGCAATGGAGTCTTTTTCGGAATTGGAACTAGCCAGTTCCattgcaatcaaaacaaagatCACGGGAAATCACAATATAGTGGTTAGTCGCAAATGCCTATATGGTTCCTTTGGGAAGGGCTCAGATATATAAGCAAATGACGAAAGTTCATTGAATGGCCCTTGGGCTTTTCCCTCCAGCCAAAATGGCAAACTTATTTGTTTCGTCAGGTCGTGCGTTATGTGATCGCTACAAAATATTCGCAAAATGTAAAGCCAAGCATGAGAACATGAGGAAACGAGGATGAAACGCATACTCCTTTCGAGTTGGTGCGACATCAGCTGCAGCGCAGAAGGTACCGCCGCGAGTGTAAACACAAAACATCTTGCGGACCACTTCATCGTGACATCTCACTTGTGGCGCTCGATGGCGAAACTCCCGCGCACACAACATAAGCGCGGGGATCGTGGTGGTCCCCGATTTACTCTCGCTTTCACTGAGCTCCACAAACGGCCAATAGCAAAGCATGGGGCGGCGATTGCATAGCCGTTTGCTAACAGCTGGTGACGGTGCGCGTCCCGTGAACCGTGATTATTCCACCACCTCATGTCCATTCCTCTCCCACTGCGGGATCCGGCAAGTTCGGTATCTTGGCGTGGACGCAACATAATGCGCGCTCAACCGACACCAACCGAGCGACCGCTTCCAGATAGAGacgagagggagaaagagagagactgATGACGGAAGATTGCCTCATATCTGCCACACACTccctccgccgccgatggccTCTTGCCCCGAGGCTTGCGTAGACACTGTGGCCAACCGATCTCTCTACACACGACCTTGGCAAAAATGGACTTGGTGAATGAACGAGAAACGATCTACGACGTGTCTTTGCTGGTAGAGATTTTTCTGTCACTGTATTCGTGTGCGCAGTTGAGCTAAATTGAGCCCAGACCAAGCCTGGGGCTCTGGGGAGCAGGTGCCCATGTCCCTTCGCGTAAATAGGTAAAAGGTACTACAGACCAATGTGATCGCTGCTGCAGAGTTGCTTTAGTCAACTACTGGCCACACGATGCTTTGCAGCAGCATCTGTTCTGCTACACCTtaatattaggtagtctaaaaagaaatccattattttcacggtagatgccttcagtgatcgatatctcgtgaagtatcgatcgtacagtttcaagtttgggctcgttttaaagct
Coding sequences within it:
- the LOC128278271 gene encoding uncharacterized protein LOC128278271 isoform X2, with protein sequence MNGYTDLPTTMENSRNCLRRIARHDDQEFSNQSILNAMEKFVRNVNTMDETILVPCRLMDRKVGDATDTLPVTPKAQHCGAHHGKKSNRASIREVLNTSDLFQLYNTLKLVKVDLLWGRQDAEDSVDESAVMGCSTTASSKVHDKGTTNASNASLLAREGSPPPAGGGTPKGHARRPSTVSVASSNSASTLSDSDSEASAENDSGIESEGNQEQDRSTELAKQFRTHLLGLYRSLEQMSEAANYLTTRYQSDVGPV
- the LOC128278271 gene encoding uncharacterized protein LOC128278271 isoform X1, with product MNGYTDLPTTMENSRNCLRRIARHDDQEFSNQSILNAMEKFVRNVNTMDETILVPCRLMDRKVGDATDTLPVTPKAQHCGAHHGKKSNRASIREVLNTSDLFQLYNTLKLVKVDLLWGRQDAEDSVDESAVMGCSTTASSKVHDKGTTNASNASLLAREGSPVGNEKTVDSSITGTQPPAGGGTPKGHARRPSTVSVASSNSASTLSDSDSEASAENDSGIESEGNQEQDRSTELAKQFRTHLLGLYRSLEQMSEAANYLTTRYQSDVGPV